A DNA window from Fibrobacter sp. UWB4 contains the following coding sequences:
- a CDS encoding hemolysin family protein: protein MFEIALTVFCCLAASAFCSVTEASFYSVPPSTVEVLERQKKFTARYLKHVKNNIDRYIASVLVVNTVANTVGASLATALAVKRLTPSQAMLLPVVLTILILLFGEITPKTLGVKQAKVCAPLVAVPFYYITKILSWTGIIWLCLTLTKHWTHEDKEKKDVSIEDINSLVSLGLREDVIDRQQALVIKNILSLKSLPVRRVMTPRQVVFTLSADSTIGETLDERGNWPFSRVPLYDGKKDNWIGIVLRRDAYNQLAEGHRDVKLRQLMRPMQLVPDSLMTDKLLLRFLKQRGHIVGVVDEWGAIAGIVSLEDVLEEILGREIVDEFDVAVNLQETARRKSKALASMRKEKSRQ, encoded by the coding sequence ATGTTTGAAATTGCATTAACTGTTTTTTGTTGTCTTGCGGCTTCGGCGTTCTGCTCTGTGACCGAAGCCTCGTTCTATAGCGTCCCGCCTTCGACGGTGGAAGTCTTGGAACGCCAGAAGAAGTTTACCGCGCGTTACCTGAAGCACGTGAAGAATAATATCGACCGCTACATCGCATCGGTGCTTGTGGTGAATACAGTCGCGAATACGGTGGGTGCGTCCCTGGCGACGGCCTTGGCCGTGAAACGATTGACTCCTTCGCAGGCGATGTTGCTCCCTGTGGTGCTTACGATTCTCATTTTGCTCTTTGGCGAAATCACTCCCAAGACACTCGGCGTCAAACAGGCGAAAGTTTGTGCGCCGCTTGTGGCCGTGCCGTTCTACTACATCACGAAAATCCTCAGCTGGACAGGGATTATCTGGCTTTGCCTCACGCTTACCAAACACTGGACGCACGAAGACAAAGAAAAGAAGGACGTGAGCATTGAGGACATTAACAGCCTCGTGAGTCTCGGGCTTCGCGAAGATGTGATTGACCGCCAGCAGGCGCTTGTCATCAAGAACATCCTTTCGCTCAAGTCGCTTCCGGTGCGCCGTGTGATGACGCCGCGACAGGTCGTGTTTACGCTCTCTGCTGACAGTACGATTGGTGAGACTCTTGACGAGCGCGGCAACTGGCCGTTTTCGCGTGTGCCGCTTTACGATGGTAAAAAGGACAATTGGATTGGGATTGTGCTCCGCCGCGATGCGTACAACCAGCTTGCCGAGGGCCACCGCGATGTGAAACTCCGCCAGCTCATGCGCCCGATGCAACTCGTGCCCGACAGCCTTATGACCGACAAGTTGTTGCTTAGATTCCTCAAGCAGCGTGGGCATATCGTGGGCGTTGTCGATGAATGGGGCGCGATTGCGGGCATCGTGAGTCTCGAAGACGTGCTCGAAGAAATCCTCGGCCGTGAAATCGTCGATGAATTCGACGTTGCCGTGAACCTCCAGGAAACGGCCCGCCGCAAATCCAAGGCGCTCGCAAGCATGCGCAAAGAGAAAAGTAGACAGTAG
- the rplM gene encoding 50S ribosomal protein L13 — translation MKTITVNPKTVSRKWKLVDAADKPMGRVASEVARLLMGKHKAIYSPNVDTGDFVVVINAEKVAVSGNKALQKQYFHHTGHIAGERWINFADLLAKNPTAPLEAAIWGMLPHSALGHKMIKKLKIFAGAEHPFAAQKPEVVEL, via the coding sequence ATGAAGACCATTACGGTAAACCCGAAGACTGTCTCCCGCAAGTGGAAGCTTGTGGATGCAGCTGACAAGCCGATGGGACGCGTTGCAAGCGAAGTTGCTCGTCTCCTCATGGGCAAGCACAAGGCCATCTATTCCCCGAACGTCGACACTGGCGACTTCGTGGTTGTCATCAACGCTGAAAAGGTTGCCGTTTCTGGCAACAAGGCTCTCCAGAAGCAGTATTTCCACCACACTGGCCACATCGCCGGTGAACGTTGGATCAACTTTGCTGACCTCTTGGCAAAGAACCCGACTGCTCCGCTCGAAGCTGCCATTTGGGGCATGCTCCCGCACAGCGCTCTTGGCCACAAGATGATCAAGAAGCTCAAGATTTTTGCAGGTGCCGAACATCCGTTCGCTGCCCAGAAACCCGAAGTCGTAGAACTTTAA
- the rpsI gene encoding 30S ribosomal protein S9: MATAKNKKIYRGTGRRKNAIAAVILKPGSGKRTINGRDFKEYFHSEVQDMIANLPFAILGNAEEWDVEVTARGGGIAGQMGAVRLGISRALVANDAEVKPALKKEGLMTRDARAVERKKFGRKKARKHFQFSKR, encoded by the coding sequence ATGGCTACAGCAAAGAATAAGAAGATCTACCGCGGCACTGGCCGTCGCAAGAACGCCATCGCCGCTGTGATTCTGAAGCCGGGTTCCGGCAAGCGCACTATCAATGGTCGTGATTTCAAGGAATACTTCCATTCTGAAGTGCAGGACATGATTGCAAATCTTCCGTTCGCCATCCTTGGCAACGCTGAAGAATGGGACGTCGAAGTTACCGCTCGTGGCGGTGGCATCGCTGGCCAGATGGGCGCTGTCCGTCTCGGCATCTCCCGCGCACTTGTTGCTAACGATGCAGAAGTGAAGCCGGCTCTCAAGAAGGAAGGCCTCATGACTCGTGACGCACGTGCCGTTGAACGTAAGAAGTTCGGCCGCAAGAAGGCTCGTAAGCACTTCCAGTTCAGCAAGCGCTAA
- a CDS encoding flavodoxin family protein has protein sequence MAEKKKILVMVASPKRERSGTLIPTKAFVEGIEQNGDYETEYIFIDKMNIKPCRGCLSCWGREDGSCFMKDDDVPMIREKLINSDIVIWSFPLFLFGVPGQMKVLMDRIVGMVHPYMGQKLKDGANAMGTPLHGLQFQKEGQKIILLSSCAWMDLDVVYEPVRKQFDIILGHEGYTLIACPQMRALDHRGGPRRLNMLREKYRKGGAELATTGKLSQEAIDLMQKPIFSDDAYETLVVEFITHMFDRDDNF, from the coding sequence ATGGCAGAAAAAAAGAAAATTCTCGTTATGGTCGCAAGCCCGAAAAGGGAACGTAGTGGAACCCTCATCCCGACAAAGGCTTTTGTTGAAGGGATCGAGCAAAATGGCGACTATGAAACCGAATATATTTTCATCGACAAGATGAACATCAAGCCGTGCCGAGGTTGCCTCAGCTGCTGGGGACGCGAGGACGGTTCGTGCTTCATGAAAGACGACGATGTTCCGATGATCCGCGAAAAGCTCATCAACTCGGATATTGTCATTTGGAGTTTTCCGCTATTCCTGTTCGGCGTCCCGGGCCAGATGAAGGTCCTGATGGACCGCATCGTGGGCATGGTCCACCCGTACATGGGCCAGAAGCTTAAAGACGGCGCAAACGCCATGGGCACCCCGCTACACGGGCTCCAGTTCCAGAAAGAAGGGCAGAAAATCATTCTGCTTTCGAGTTGCGCCTGGATGGACCTGGACGTGGTCTACGAACCGGTCCGCAAGCAGTTCGACATCATTCTCGGGCACGAGGGCTACACGCTTATCGCCTGCCCGCAAATGCGTGCGCTCGACCACCGTGGCGGGCCGCGCCGCTTGAACATGCTCCGTGAAAAGTACCGCAAGGGCGGCGCCGAACTCGCAACGACAGGCAAACTTTCACAGGAAGCGATTGACCTGATGCAGAAGCCGATCTTTAGCGATGACGCCTACGAAACACTCGTCGTGGAATTCATAACGCACATGTTCGATAGAGACGATAACTTTTAG
- a CDS encoding NAD(P)-dependent oxidoreductase, translating into MKFDSFVIFGGCGFIGSHVVDLLREKYPDAKIYIADLLADTAQSDGVISYQRVDVRSPIELQGDFGANTLVFNFAAIHRTPGHPDYAYFETNIRGAENVCDFARKHGIENIVFTSSIAPYGAAEELKTEETLPTPNTPYGISKLVAEKIHREWAAENASRRLSIVRPGIVFGKGENGNMTRLYKALKKRKFAYAGRKDTIKACIYVKDLVRVMLAMGEAEGEKTKLYNCCYYPSFTIEQIANTMLKATGMRRRIPFIPRKPMMAAATLCGLFGGLGLGICPARVKKLMVSTNIDGQKLAKDYPLSYSLEDAFRDWFKDCGEEELV; encoded by the coding sequence ATGAAATTTGATTCTTTTGTCATTTTTGGCGGATGTGGTTTTATAGGTTCGCATGTGGTGGACCTGCTCCGTGAAAAATACCCAGATGCAAAGATATACATTGCTGACCTCCTTGCCGATACCGCTCAATCAGATGGTGTGATTTCCTATCAGCGTGTAGATGTGCGTAGCCCCATTGAATTGCAGGGCGATTTTGGCGCAAATACCCTCGTGTTTAACTTTGCCGCAATTCACCGCACTCCAGGGCATCCTGATTACGCCTATTTCGAAACAAATATTCGCGGTGCTGAAAATGTCTGCGATTTTGCCCGCAAGCATGGCATCGAAAATATCGTCTTTACGAGCAGCATTGCTCCGTACGGTGCCGCAGAAGAACTGAAAACGGAAGAAACTCTTCCGACCCCGAACACCCCGTATGGAATCTCCAAGCTGGTGGCTGAAAAGATCCATCGTGAGTGGGCTGCTGAAAATGCAAGTCGCAGACTCTCGATCGTACGGCCGGGCATTGTATTCGGTAAGGGTGAAAATGGCAATATGACCCGCCTTTATAAGGCTCTGAAAAAGCGCAAGTTTGCATATGCTGGCCGCAAGGACACCATAAAAGCCTGTATCTATGTGAAGGACCTGGTTCGTGTGATGCTTGCAATGGGCGAAGCTGAAGGCGAAAAAACAAAGCTTTACAACTGCTGTTATTACCCGTCGTTCACGATTGAGCAGATTGCCAATACCATGCTCAAGGCGACTGGCATGCGACGTCGGATTCCTTTTATCCCACGTAAACCGATGATGGCCGCTGCGACTCTCTGTGGCTTGTTTGGCGGCCTTGGCCTGGGCATATGCCCTGCCCGTGTGAAAAAGCTGATGGTGAGCACAAATATCGACGGCCAAAAACTTGCGAAAGATTATCCACTTTCCTATTCACTAGAAGACGCTTTCCGTGATTGGTTTAAAGATTGCGGAGAGGAGGAACTGGTGTAG
- a CDS encoding glycosyltransferase family 2 protein, translating into MGAKKTTLAFVILTWNSERVIERCVRSVFALKSFDVSAYVVDNGSSDKTVEILDALTQEYSQLHVIKRAFNEGTTVPRNLALKEISPDTDYICVLDSDTEVNDDAIQAMVKTLDNKRVGIVGPEMRNEAGVLQNSGRKIPTLTIKLSKVLPLKKAQRWGESLEFYSYPSDQKVVPVGYLMSACWMFRPEILDQVGYLDEKIFYAPEDVDFCLRCWLAGFGVVQNKNARILHSWQRLSRKKLFSKHNWEHIKGLAYLFTKHRYLWSARKIEKLVAGFARGML; encoded by the coding sequence ATGGGCGCTAAAAAAACGACCTTAGCATTTGTCATTCTTACATGGAATTCCGAACGCGTTATAGAACGATGTGTGCGTTCTGTTTTTGCGTTGAAGTCTTTTGATGTCTCTGCGTATGTTGTAGACAACGGATCGTCAGATAAGACTGTAGAAATCCTGGATGCCTTGACGCAAGAATATTCTCAGTTGCATGTCATCAAGCGTGCGTTTAATGAAGGAACCACTGTACCGCGTAATCTGGCCCTCAAAGAAATTAGTCCTGATACCGATTATATTTGCGTTCTTGATTCCGATACCGAAGTAAATGACGATGCCATTCAGGCGATGGTAAAAACCTTGGACAACAAGCGTGTTGGTATTGTCGGGCCGGAAATGAGGAATGAAGCGGGCGTTCTGCAGAATAGCGGCCGCAAGATACCGACATTGACGATTAAGCTTTCCAAGGTCCTGCCTTTAAAGAAAGCACAGCGCTGGGGCGAGTCGCTTGAGTTTTATAGCTATCCAAGTGACCAGAAGGTTGTCCCTGTTGGGTACCTGATGAGTGCCTGCTGGATGTTCCGACCGGAGATTTTGGACCAGGTCGGCTATCTGGACGAGAAAATTTTTTATGCGCCTGAAGACGTTGATTTCTGCCTACGCTGCTGGTTGGCTGGCTTCGGGGTTGTCCAAAATAAAAATGCCAGGATCCTGCATAGCTGGCAGCGCCTTTCGCGCAAGAAGCTTTTCAGTAAGCACAACTGGGAACACATAAAAGGGCTGGCGTATTTATTTACGAAACATCGCTATTTGTGGTCTGCACGAAAGATTGAAAAATTGGTGGCTGGATTTGCTAGAGGAATGCTATGA
- the tagD gene encoding glycerol-3-phosphate cytidylyltransferase produces MKRVITYGTFDLLHYGHINLLKRAKALGDYLIVVVSSDEFNWNEKHKKCYFSYEQRKTLVESIRYVDLVIPEESWEQKRTDVHEYHIDTFVMGDDWAGKFDFLKEEGVEVVYLPRTPEISTTQIKKDLNVQKA; encoded by the coding sequence ATGAAACGCGTTATAACATATGGTACATTTGACCTTTTGCATTATGGTCATATTAATCTCCTGAAAAGGGCAAAGGCTCTTGGGGATTATCTTATCGTTGTTGTCTCTTCTGATGAATTTAACTGGAATGAAAAACATAAGAAATGCTATTTCTCTTATGAACAGCGAAAGACGCTCGTTGAATCTATTCGTTATGTTGATCTTGTTATTCCTGAAGAAAGCTGGGAACAGAAAAGAACGGATGTTCACGAATACCATATAGACACTTTTGTTATGGGCGATGATTGGGCTGGAAAGTTTGATTTCCTGAAAGAAGAAGGCGTGGAAGTTGTCTATTTGCCAAGGACTCCTGAAATAAGCACGACTCAGATAAAAAAAGACTTGAATGTGCAAAAAGCATAG
- a CDS encoding phosphorylcholine transferase LicD, with product MNEVFEKNLRKLQLLQLDIAKAIKELCESNGIPYFLIGGTLLGAIRHKGFIPWDDDFDVGMLREDYERFIKIAEEKLDKKKFFLETWDTEKGYGFPFAKVKLNGTRYPERNAPKNLHQGIFVDVFPIDTAAPTKRKRLLQLAVFQVTYKFYIYKKGYVPRVLYNKKSNVKWIVAKIMGAVAHLVPDSVLKNIISKSLKFYNLSSGTVAVNLLGAYGYKETCSKEGLVETIKVPFEDTEFAIPKGYIEYLTNMYGDYMQLPPVEKRYNRHGNYDSVDFGEYS from the coding sequence GTGAACGAAGTTTTTGAAAAAAATTTGCGCAAATTGCAGCTTTTGCAATTGGATATCGCTAAAGCCATAAAGGAATTGTGTGAATCAAATGGAATTCCGTATTTCTTGATTGGTGGAACTCTTCTCGGTGCCATTCGCCATAAAGGTTTCATTCCCTGGGACGATGACTTTGATGTAGGAATGTTGAGGGAAGACTATGAACGGTTTATCAAAATTGCAGAAGAAAAACTGGACAAGAAGAAATTCTTTTTAGAGACTTGGGATACAGAAAAAGGTTACGGTTTCCCTTTTGCAAAAGTAAAATTGAATGGAACCAGGTATCCAGAACGCAACGCCCCCAAAAATCTCCATCAGGGAATTTTTGTCGATGTTTTCCCGATCGATACCGCAGCCCCGACAAAAAGAAAAAGACTTTTGCAGCTGGCCGTTTTTCAGGTTACGTATAAATTCTACATTTATAAAAAGGGATATGTTCCCAGAGTCCTGTACAATAAGAAATCCAATGTTAAATGGATCGTTGCCAAGATAATGGGCGCTGTAGCTCATCTGGTGCCTGATTCTGTATTGAAAAATATCATCTCGAAGAGCTTGAAATTTTACAACTTGTCGTCGGGAACGGTTGCCGTAAATTTGCTAGGTGCGTACGGCTATAAGGAAACGTGTTCAAAAGAAGGACTCGTTGAAACCATAAAAGTTCCGTTTGAAGATACTGAATTTGCAATACCTAAAGGCTATATAGAATACTTGACGAACATGTACGGCGATTATATGCAGTTGCCTCCTGTAGAAAAGCGTTACAATCGACACGGAAATTACGATTCTGTTGACTTCGGAGAATACTCGTAA
- a CDS encoding glycosyltransferase family 4 protein, with amino-acid sequence MQAVQWRDMLQKMGHEVVEINPWETYDWKSFDVIHFFFFGSSFFSLYSSLKLRAPQAKFVCSPVLDPHYPLLVYKVLSRISYPKAKIFADYSALRRYKSVFDVFLARTQYEQKFLSDAFGISPSKIQLVPLNSRFSKVDSLDQNKKENFCLHVSRICDSTKNVERLVDAALKYNFDLVLAGASTDEFNAKLARKIGSRQNIQNLGRVSDEKLKDLYSRAKVFALPSIREGVGLVALEAASYDCDIVITNIGGPKEYFLPNAIAVDPYSVDEIGLAVKRFLDGDTCQPALRKLIAEKYSETVVTQKLLDAYSRM; translated from the coding sequence ATGCAGGCTGTTCAGTGGCGCGACATGTTGCAAAAAATGGGGCATGAAGTTGTTGAAATAAATCCCTGGGAAACATACGACTGGAAAAGTTTTGATGTGATACATTTTTTCTTTTTTGGTTCGTCTTTTTTTTCCCTTTATTCATCTTTAAAACTGCGTGCACCGCAGGCAAAATTTGTCTGTTCTCCGGTATTAGATCCGCATTATCCGTTGCTTGTATATAAAGTTCTTTCCCGGATTTCATATCCGAAGGCAAAAATCTTTGCGGATTATTCTGCGTTAAGACGTTATAAATCTGTTTTTGACGTGTTCCTTGCCAGAACACAATATGAACAGAAGTTTTTGTCGGATGCGTTCGGTATTAGCCCTTCCAAAATACAGCTGGTTCCTTTAAACAGCCGCTTTTCGAAAGTAGATTCTTTGGATCAAAATAAGAAGGAAAACTTCTGCTTGCATGTGTCTCGAATTTGCGACTCGACAAAGAATGTGGAACGGCTTGTCGATGCCGCGTTAAAGTATAATTTTGACTTGGTTTTGGCGGGTGCAAGTACTGATGAATTTAACGCAAAATTAGCGCGTAAAATTGGATCCCGCCAGAATATCCAGAATTTGGGACGCGTATCCGATGAAAAATTAAAGGACCTGTATTCTAGGGCAAAAGTATTTGCTTTACCTTCGATTCGAGAAGGGGTAGGATTAGTGGCGCTAGAAGCTGCCAGCTATGATTGTGACATTGTGATTACGAATATAGGCGGCCCTAAGGAGTACTTTTTACCGAATGCCATTGCCGTCGATCCCTATAGCGTTGATGAAATTGGCTTAGCTGTAAAAAGATTCCTGGATGGCGATACTTGTCAGCCTGCATTGCGAAAGCTCATTGCTGAAAAGTATTCGGAAACTGTGGTAACCCAGAAATTGCTGGATGCATATTCGAGAATGTAA
- a CDS encoding O-antigen ligase codes for MAILALPYDAIPHILPFVYRPLSLYFIVAAFAIYLLQNHGRFSLPKPVIQILFFSVVSVSVGSVVLLYHTGSFVGLKYYVPGLAMGMLSVIVFSQFLSRHKDPDFPKTVLKYVGYAYIPAMFLGTLETLSCYHILPHVFKSVINTIFGGWQEFRPCLTNSEASYASQHMVFAIFVYAYLYKVFHLKKWMYCTIVAAMLLLFTVSTKGYLLIILSVAFYGVFSSIAKGNFQKMVLKSIAVLFVLALICFAMYQVLLLDPGTYFAKRVLEFKSISETIESDSSAFVRLGLPMIALKMFLHNPLLGLGAGGCHVFTLEYIQRFMPFAMNLNDVLYMRKTGNAMSSAIIFQVLANFGVYGFVLFIRPLVVIWKRNKKIVASIRSFALLFSFFIVQVVQSGNWAYMHMWFLFAFFSIKRSESYSSFAGPSKNG; via the coding sequence ATGGCAATTCTTGCATTGCCGTACGACGCTATACCGCATATATTGCCTTTTGTCTATAGGCCGTTATCGCTGTATTTTATTGTCGCCGCCTTTGCCATTTATTTGCTCCAGAATCATGGCCGCTTTAGTTTGCCTAAGCCTGTTATTCAAATTCTCTTTTTTAGTGTTGTTTCTGTCTCTGTTGGAAGTGTTGTCTTGCTTTACCATACAGGATCTTTTGTTGGCTTAAAATATTATGTTCCTGGCTTGGCGATGGGGATGCTTTCTGTTATTGTCTTTTCGCAGTTCCTATCTCGCCATAAGGATCCCGATTTTCCCAAGACCGTTTTAAAGTATGTTGGATACGCTTATATTCCGGCGATGTTTTTGGGCACTTTGGAAACTTTATCCTGTTACCATATCTTGCCGCACGTATTTAAATCCGTAATCAATACCATCTTTGGGGGCTGGCAGGAATTTCGTCCATGTTTGACAAATTCGGAAGCTTCTTATGCCTCCCAGCACATGGTTTTTGCCATTTTCGTTTATGCTTATCTGTATAAAGTTTTCCATTTAAAAAAATGGATGTATTGTACGATTGTCGCCGCGATGCTCTTGTTGTTTACGGTTAGCACGAAGGGATATCTTTTGATTATATTGTCGGTGGCCTTTTATGGTGTGTTTTCTAGCATTGCGAAGGGAAATTTCCAAAAAATGGTCTTGAAATCTATCGCAGTATTGTTTGTGCTTGCTTTGATTTGCTTTGCGATGTATCAGGTTTTATTGCTTGACCCTGGTACGTATTTTGCCAAAAGAGTATTGGAGTTTAAGAGCATTTCTGAAACAATCGAGTCTGATTCAAGCGCGTTTGTACGACTTGGGCTTCCTATGATTGCTTTAAAAATGTTTCTCCATAATCCTCTGCTTGGTTTGGGTGCAGGTGGTTGTCATGTTTTTACTTTAGAATATATTCAGAGATTCATGCCTTTCGCAATGAATCTCAATGATGTTCTGTATATGAGAAAAACGGGAAATGCGATGTCCTCTGCAATAATTTTTCAAGTGCTGGCTAATTTTGGGGTATATGGCTTCGTATTGTTTATCCGTCCACTTGTTGTCATTTGGAAGCGGAATAAAAAAATAGTGGCATCCATAAGATCCTTTGCTTTGCTTTTTTCATTTTTTATTGTACAGGTTGTTCAAAGTGGCAATTGGGCTTATATGCATATGTGGTTCCTGTTCGCTTTCTTCTCTATAAAACGAAGCGAAAGCTACAGCTCTTTTGCTGGCCCTTCTAAAAATGGTTGA
- a CDS encoding glycosyltransferase, whose translation MLNRTQEEIIQKWPKDWNTPLVSVRCITYNQQSFIAQTLDGFLSQETDFPFEVIVHDDASTDKTADVIREYEKKYPKIIKPIYETENQYSKNDDSLDKIVDSACKGKYIAFCEGDDYWIDPLKLQKQISFLEKNLDYGYSYTNFKGFNQQKQQFFEMNIEGLSGDNYAHEMLNPTSSIWTLTFCCRKELYLSRPKLNRKEYFCGDRLIFLHLASISKGHYLPECTSVYRKLSESASHFKSKRAIFKFCFFHNKTYLYFLDHARRFEGWDKAKKRFSIRLLPYCFFSSDWEAFKKIELSLFPVKFESFYWTIRYLFVFAVYKLCRIKPFFKCGCFLVNLLDRK comes from the coding sequence ATGCTAAATAGAACTCAGGAAGAAATTATTCAAAAATGGCCAAAAGATTGGAATACTCCGCTGGTCAGCGTTCGGTGTATTACTTATAATCAGCAGTCTTTCATTGCTCAGACTTTGGATGGCTTTTTAAGTCAAGAGACCGATTTCCCATTTGAGGTAATCGTCCATGATGATGCATCTACCGATAAAACAGCGGATGTCATACGTGAATATGAAAAAAAATATCCTAAGATAATCAAGCCTATTTATGAAACTGAAAATCAGTATTCAAAGAATGATGATTCTTTGGATAAAATCGTCGATTCTGCATGTAAGGGAAAGTATATAGCTTTTTGTGAAGGTGATGATTATTGGATAGATCCTTTAAAGTTGCAAAAGCAAATAAGTTTTCTAGAAAAGAATTTGGATTATGGATATTCTTATACCAATTTCAAAGGCTTTAATCAGCAAAAGCAACAATTTTTTGAAATGAATATCGAGGGATTGTCTGGAGATAATTATGCACATGAAATGCTGAATCCGACATCGTCTATATGGACTTTAACATTTTGTTGCCGAAAGGAATTGTATCTCTCTAGACCCAAGTTAAATAGAAAAGAATATTTTTGTGGGGATAGACTGATATTTTTGCATTTAGCTTCTATTTCTAAGGGGCACTATTTGCCTGAATGTACAAGTGTCTATAGAAAACTTTCAGAGTCTGCTTCGCATTTTAAATCGAAGAGAGCAATATTTAAGTTCTGTTTTTTCCATAACAAAACATATCTTTATTTTCTTGATCATGCAAGACGTTTTGAAGGTTGGGACAAGGCAAAAAAAAGATTCTCGATTAGACTTCTCCCTTATTGTTTCTTTTCCAGTGATTGGGAGGCTTTTAAGAAAATTGAACTTTCACTGTTCCCTGTAAAGTTTGAAAGTTTTTACTGGACGATCAGGTATCTTTTTGTTTTCGCAGTATATAAATTGTGTAGAATAAAGCCGTTTTTTAAGTGTGGATGTTTTTTGGTGAATCTTTTGGATCGAAAATAA
- a CDS encoding DegT/DnrJ/EryC1/StrS aminotransferase family protein → MANKQITVTSPLLPSLEEFTPYLKDIWDRKWLTNNGHYHQELERALAEYLGVEYISLFTNGTLPLITALQAMRITGEVITTPYSFVATTHSIWWNGLTPVFVDVDPATGNLDPQKIEEAITPKTTAIMPVHVYGNPCDIEAIQEIADRYGLAVIYDAAHAFNVKVNGRTILDAGDMNTLSFHATKTYNTVEGGALICHDARTKKRIDYLKNFGFAGETTVVAPGINSKMDEIRSAYGLCNLKHIDNAITARKKVAQKYRAALSNVPGISMFKERDDVTYNYSYFPIFVNEKEYGISRDALYEKMKEHNVLGRRYFYPLISSFAIYRGLPSATKENLPVATRMADEVICLPMHAGLTDEDVNRVLELVCNKGNV, encoded by the coding sequence ATGGCAAATAAGCAAATAACCGTCACTTCCCCCCTTCTCCCGTCTTTGGAAGAATTCACGCCGTATCTTAAGGATATTTGGGATCGCAAGTGGCTTACTAATAATGGCCATTATCATCAGGAGTTGGAACGCGCTCTCGCCGAATATCTTGGAGTTGAATACATTAGCTTGTTTACTAACGGAACTCTTCCGCTTATTACGGCGCTCCAGGCAATGCGCATTACGGGCGAAGTGATTACCACCCCGTATAGCTTTGTGGCGACAACGCACTCTATCTGGTGGAACGGGCTTACCCCGGTATTTGTCGATGTTGATCCGGCGACGGGCAACCTTGATCCTCAGAAAATTGAGGAAGCGATTACTCCGAAGACAACAGCCATTATGCCTGTGCATGTGTACGGCAACCCGTGCGATATCGAAGCCATCCAGGAAATCGCGGACAGATACGGCCTTGCCGTCATCTATGATGCCGCCCACGCCTTCAACGTGAAGGTCAACGGCCGCACGATTCTTGATGCAGGTGACATGAACACGCTCAGCTTCCATGCGACCAAGACGTACAACACCGTCGAAGGTGGCGCCCTTATCTGCCACGATGCACGCACCAAAAAGCGCATCGATTACCTCAAGAACTTCGGTTTTGCGGGCGAAACGACTGTGGTTGCTCCAGGTATCAATAGCAAGATGGACGAAATCCGTTCTGCTTACGGCCTCTGCAACCTCAAGCACATTGACAATGCCATTACCGCCCGCAAGAAGGTCGCGCAGAAGTACCGTGCAGCGTTATCGAATGTTCCTGGCATCTCCATGTTCAAGGAACGCGATGACGTGACCTACAACTACTCGTACTTCCCGATATTCGTGAACGAAAAGGAATATGGTATCAGCCGTGACGCTCTTTACGAGAAAATGAAGGAACACAATGTCCTTGGCCGCCGTTATTTCTATCCGCTGATTTCGAGTTTCGCCATTTATCGTGGCTTGCCGTCTGCAACCAAGGAAAACCTCCCTGTCGCAACCCGCATGGCCGATGAAGTCATCTGCTTGCCGATGCATGCGGGACTTACGGACGAAGATGTGAACAGGGTGCTGGAACTTGTTTGCAATAAGGGGAATGTATAA